The nucleotide sequence CCGCCGTGGTGGACTCCGAGAGCTTCCTCTCCATCCCCTCCCTGCCGCGCTCGATCATCGTCATGGGGGCCGGGGTGGTGGGGGTGGAGTATGCCTGCATGACGGCGGTCCTGGGCATCAGCACCGTGCTGGTGGATAAGCGGGAGGGCCTGCTCGATTTCCTCGACCGGGACATCGTGGAGGGGCTCAGGGCCCACCTGGGCGAACTGGGGGTTTCGCTCCGGCTGGGGGAGGAGGGCCGGATCGAGAGGGCGCCCGGCGGGGTGCGCGTGGAACTGGGAGGGGGGGCGCTCGAGGCGGAGATGCTGCTCTACGCGGTGGGGCGGCAGGGGAACGTCGAGGGCCTCGGCCTGGAAAAGGCGGGACTCGAGGCGGACGCCCGGGGGAGGATCGGGGTCGACGACCATTTCAGGACCCGCACTCCCGGCATCTTCGCCGCCGGGGACGTCATCGGGTTCCCGAGCCTGGCCTCCGTGTCGATGGAACAGGGGCGTCGGGCCGCCTGCTGCGCCCTCGGGGCACCCGCCCCGCCGATGGCGCGGCCGCTCCCCTCCGGCATCTACACGATCCCCGAAATGTCCACCGTGGGGGCGACCGAGGCGCAGCTGAAGGCCGAGGGGGTTCCCTATGAGACCGGCCTGGCGCGCTTCGGGGAGATCGCGCGCTCGAACATCGTGGGCGACACCCGCGGCCTGATGAAGCTCCTCTTCCACCGCGGGACCGGGCGCCTCCTCGGGGTCCACATCCTCGGGGAGGGGGCGGCCGAACTCGTCCACATCGGGCAGGCCGTGCTCGCCTTCGGCGGGGGCCGCGACTACTTCCTCGAGACCGTCTTCAACTATCCCACCCTGGCCGAATGTTACAAGGTGGCGGCCATGACGGGGAGCGACGGGGATCGTTTTTAAATCGTCACCCCGGGGGAATATGAGCAGATCCAGCGTAGCCGTCGTCAAGACTTCGCCCCAGCGGGTGATGCAGGATATCCAGCGTCTGATGGAACTGGCCGGGTTCCGGGAGGCCCTGCCGCGCGATCGCGCGACCATTCTGAAGGACAACATCACCTGGCATCTGCCCTTCCTGAGCGCAAACACCACACCCTGGCAGCTGGAGGGCGTGATCCGGGCTTTGAGGGATGCCGGATATCGCGATATCGTGGCGGTCCATAACGACACCGTTGTCACCAACCCGCACAAAGGGGGGCGGCTGAACCGGCTCACACCGATCTACCGGAAATATGGCGTCAAAGAACTCTTCAATTTCGACCCGCGTGACATTTCCTGGATACGCTACACCCCAAACGCCCCGATGCGCGTACTGCACCGGATATACCCGGAGGGGATCAGGATCCCCGAATATTTCGTGGGGAAAAACATCCTTCATCTGCCCACGCTCAAAACCCACATCTACACGACCACCACCGGGGCCATGAAGAACGCGTTCGGCGGGCTCCTGAACACGAAGCGGCATTATACCCACAGCTGGATCCATCAAACCCTCGCGGACCTGCTGGCCATCCAGAAGGAAATCCATTCAGGCATTTTTTCGGTCATGGACGCCACGCTCTGCGGCAACGGCCCCGGTCCCAGGACCATGGTCCCGGTGGAAAAGGATTTCATGTTGGCGAGCGCCGACTCGGCCGCCATCGATGCGGTCGCCGCAAGGATGATGGGGTTCGACCCGATGGCCATCGACTATATCCGCCTGGCGGATGAAAGCGGCTGGGGAACGGGAAAAATGGAGGAGATCGACGTCCTCGGGCATGACATCGCCGAGGCGAATTTCGGCTTCTCGGTGGGCGACAACATGGCGAGCAGGGTGGGAGACGCCATCTGGTTCGGGCCCTTGAAGGCGCTCCAGAAAATCCTCGTCCGCACGCCGCTGGTCTACACCCTGATCTTCGGCTCCTACCTCTACCACGACTATCTTTGGTGGCCCCTGAGAGGGAAGAGGCTGCAGCGGATTCATGCAAGGAACACGAAGTGGGGAAGGCATTTTGAGTCCTATCCGGAGGTATAGCGGCCTGCTCAGGCTTCTGCGGCCCCGGCAATGGGTGAAGAATCTCTTCGTGTTCCTGCCCGCGTTCTTTGCCGGCCGCATAATGGATCCCGGGCTCCTGGCGGGCACGGGCATCGCCTTCACGGCGTTCTGTCTTGTCGCCAGCGCCGCCTATATCGTCAATGACGCACGGGACAGGAAGATGGATCGTCGTCATCCAGTGAAGCGGGACCGGCCACTGGCCGCCGATCTGGTGTCGGTGAGGGCGGCCGCTGCCGCGGCGGCGCTCCTGGGCGGTTTCGGCCTGGTCCTGGCTTTCCAGCTCAGACCTCCCTCGTTCCTCCTGATCGGGCTGTACCTGCTGATGAATCTCGCCTACAGCCTGGGACTGAAACACATTCCCGTACTGGACGTCATCATCGTGGCCTTCGGCTACGTGATCCGCATATATGTCGGGGGGGTTGTCGGCGGAGTCGAGATCTCGCGTTGGATCGTTGCCCTGTCGTTCCTGCTGGTCCTGTTCCTGGCGGTCGGCAAGCGCAGGGAAGATGTGCTTCTGCTGACCGGATCCGGCCTCGTGACGCGCCGGGCGGCCGGCAGCTACAGACCTTTCGTCGATGCCGCCACGGCTGCGCTGGCCCTCATCCTCCTGGTCGCCTACAGCGTCTATGCGGTTTCATCGGGGGCCGCCCAGAGGTTTCAGAGCGAAAGGCTTTATCTGACAACCGTCTTCGTGCTGCTGGGCATCCTGCGCTACCTGCATCTGACCTGCATCAGGAAGGAAAGCGCGGACCCGACGGAGTTGCTCTACGGGGATCCCTGCATGAAAGCCGCGCTGCTGGGATGGATCGTGACGTTCGCAGTGATCATCTACCGGGGATGACGTCCACCCCGGATGATTCCGATGGAAGGGGACACCTGATGCGCGCCCTTTGTTCCCGCCCTTTCGCTGGCCGGGACCTTGAGGTGAACGCCTGGCGGCCGGCGATCGTGGCCCTGGCCGGCCTGTGCCTCGTGGCGGTCTGCGCCCATTACGGTGTTCAGGTCGGGCGCGGTGGACACGAATGGAAGACGGCCGATTGGCTGATCAATTTCGAGGGGGGGTGGGTCCGGCGCGGACTGACGGGACAGCTCCTCCACGGCCTGTCGGGGCTGGGGTTCCCGCTCCTCTGGAGTACGTTCTGGCTCCAGGTGCTGGTTCACTCCACCGTCGCCGTTCTCGTTCTGCGGCTCTTTTTCTCCGAGCGCCGGAGCGCCGGCTGGCTGGCGTTGCTCTTTTCCCCGGCATTCATCCTCCTGTTTCCTCTCTATGACATGGAGGCGGGCTTCAGGAAGGAGATCCTGGTATTTCTTTCGTTCAGCCTCCTGGCCCTCGGATCCATGAAGGGCCGGCTGCGTCACCCGTATGCCGCGGCATCGCTCGGATGCTATGCACTCGGGGTGTTCTCCCATGAACTGGTCTCGCTCTGCGTCCTGTTCTTCGTCTGTCTCCTCTGGAGGTTCCTGCAGGCCAACCCGGGGGAGAGAGCCGCCGGGAAGATGTACCTCGCGGGCTTCCTGGCGCTCGCGGCGGCGGGGCTCCTGTTCTCCGCCGCCTTCCGCGGAACGGAACGGACGGCACAGGAGATCTGCCTCTCGCTGCAGGGGAGGGGCTTGAACCCGGAGATCTGCGGCGGGGCCATCCGCTGGCTTGCCCTGGATTCCGAGCATGCCTGGGACCGGGTCGTCATTCCCCTGCCCCGGTACCTGCTGCTGTACCTTTTCCCCCTAACGGCCGCCCTCGTCCCCCTGTTTCTGGCCCGTAAACCGAGGCGCCTGAGCCTGTGGCTTCTGGCATGCATGATCCCGCTTGTGCCGCTGTTTGTCTTCGCCACCGACTGGGGGCGGTGGATTCATGCAGGGTTCACGCTGGCCGGCATCGTGCTCCTGACCGAATCCCGCAGGGAAAAGGTGTTCCTGCCGAAGGTGCCCATCGCCGTGGTTGTTCTCTATGCGAGCGTCTGGAGCGTGCCCCACTGGATTCCGGAGGGAGGCTCCGGCTTTTTCGGTGCATTCAGTTTCCTTGCCCGCTGGTGGGGGAAATTTTAGCGCCCGGCGTTGCTGTCGCCGCAAGTGGGCGAAAGCCGCAATTCCAGCCTCCCGCAGCCGAACCCGGACTGTTTCCCTCAGACCGTTCTCCCATGGAAACCTGGATGACGGCCATCGATTGGCGGCAGGATTTGCTTTGTGTAGAAATATTTAGTATACTAAATGATTCTCGGCCGGTGTCCTGACCCGGGGCAACGACCTGCATGGACCAATTCCCCCAAAAGAAAGGACACCGATGGAAGGCTACACCCTGGAACTCACCCCTCCCACATTTCGCCGCCTGGATGACGGGCAGCTCGAGCGTATCCACGAGGCGACGCTCGAGATCCTGTCCCGCGTCGGCGTGACGGTCGACTGCCCGGAGGCCCTGGAACTCCTCGACGGCGCCGGAGCGGACGTGTCCGATCCCCGAAAGGTCCGCATCCCCGGGGACGTGATCGAGAAGGCCCTGGCGAGCGCGCCGGGCGCCATCGTGCTCCACAAGCGCGACGGCACCCCCTACGTCACCCTTTCGGGCAGCCGCTGCACCTTCGGCGGGA is from Acidobacteriota bacterium and encodes:
- the sthA gene encoding Si-specific NAD(P)(+) transhydrogenase, yielding MTRHYDLAVIGSGPAGHSAAIQARRLGARVAIVEKRYAAGGECVNTGTIPSKAMREAVLHLTGYRQRGFYGAGYTVKETITAEDLRRRTYQVVELESGVFDRQLRRSGVEVLRGEAFFLDSRRLGLEGCADTDEVRADSILVASGSTPARPASVPFDGAAVVDSESFLSIPSLPRSIIVMGAGVVGVEYACMTAVLGISTVLVDKREGLLDFLDRDIVEGLRAHLGELGVSLRLGEEGRIERAPGGVRVELGGGALEAEMLLYAVGRQGNVEGLGLEKAGLEADARGRIGVDDHFRTRTPGIFAAGDVIGFPSLASVSMEQGRRAACCALGAPAPPMARPLPSGIYTIPEMSTVGATEAQLKAEGVPYETGLARFGEIARSNIVGDTRGLMKLLFHRGTGRLLGVHILGEGAAELVHIGQAVLAFGGGRDYFLETVFNYPTLAECYKVAAMTGSDGDRF
- a CDS encoding DUF362 domain-containing protein; translation: MSRSSVAVVKTSPQRVMQDIQRLMELAGFREALPRDRATILKDNITWHLPFLSANTTPWQLEGVIRALRDAGYRDIVAVHNDTVVTNPHKGGRLNRLTPIYRKYGVKELFNFDPRDISWIRYTPNAPMRVLHRIYPEGIRIPEYFVGKNILHLPTLKTHIYTTTTGAMKNAFGGLLNTKRHYTHSWIHQTLADLLAIQKEIHSGIFSVMDATLCGNGPGPRTMVPVEKDFMLASADSAAIDAVAARMMGFDPMAIDYIRLADESGWGTGKMEEIDVLGHDIAEANFGFSVGDNMASRVGDAIWFGPLKALQKILVRTPLVYTLIFGSYLYHDYLWWPLRGKRLQRIHARNTKWGRHFESYPEV
- a CDS encoding UbiA prenyltransferase family protein; this translates as MKNLFVFLPAFFAGRIMDPGLLAGTGIAFTAFCLVASAAYIVNDARDRKMDRRHPVKRDRPLAADLVSVRAAAAAAALLGGFGLVLAFQLRPPSFLLIGLYLLMNLAYSLGLKHIPVLDVIIVAFGYVIRIYVGGVVGGVEISRWIVALSFLLVLFLAVGKRREDVLLLTGSGLVTRRAAGSYRPFVDAATAALALILLVAYSVYAVSSGAAQRFQSERLYLTTVFVLLGILRYLHLTCIRKESADPTELLYGDPCMKAALLGWIVTFAVIIYRG